One segment of Coffea eugenioides isolate CCC68of unplaced genomic scaffold, Ceug_1.0 ScVebR1_53;HRSCAF=282, whole genome shotgun sequence DNA contains the following:
- the LOC113758505 gene encoding uncharacterized protein LOC113758505, producing the protein MPLPLSEHASLDGKKKAEAVRQLHKKAHTNIEERMKQFAKHANKGRRQLLFKPGDWVWLHMRKERFPEKRQNKLMPHGDGPFQILAKVDDNAYQLDLLDEYGVSSTFNVADLFPFDVGDNFDLRTNPSQEEGTDEEPPRTLVVASRGSSEVLSAPSMNLGPMTRARARKIRETLQTFLQIVRTCVGGIQENHHTLVNLLQAHEGAAGD; encoded by the coding sequence ATGCCTCTACCTTTGAGTGAACATGCTAGTCTTGATGGTAAGAAAAAGGCCGAGGCTGTAAGACAACTTCATAAGAAGGCACATACGAACATTGAGGAGCGCATGAAGCAATTTgccaaacatgcaaacaaagGACGTAGGCAACTACTATTCAAACCTGGAGACTGGGTTTGGTTACACATGCGCAAGGAACGTTTTCCTGAGAAAAGGCAAAACAAGTTGATGCCTCATGGAGATGGACCATTTCAAATCCTTGCCAAAGTCGACGACAACGCctatcaacttgaccttctaGATGAGTATGGTGTTAGCTCTACTTTCAATGTCGCTGACTTATTTCCCTTTGATGTAGGCGACAActtcgatttgaggacaaacccttctcaagaggagggaaCTGATGAGGAACCGCCAAGAACTCTAGTTGTCGCTTCAAGAGGCTCGAGTGAGGTTCTAAGTGCACCATCGATGAACCTTGGACCGATGACTCGAGCAAGGGCAAGGAAGATACGAGAGACCCTTCAAACATTCCTACAAATCGTTCGTACATGCGTAGGAGGGATTCAAGAGAATCACCACACATTGGTGAACCTACTCCAAGCCCATGAGGGAGCCGCGGGTGACTAA